The Humulus lupulus chromosome 4, drHumLupu1.1, whole genome shotgun sequence genome has a window encoding:
- the LOC133832534 gene encoding uncharacterized protein LOC133832534 — protein MHQLTEKIKLQEFIQARKRYVSFLQQTSKITWLQFNDENSHYFHAIMKKRRFKNIITSFVVNEEVIDDYDKVVEHYFNHFRNFMGKKSSAIKKIDTNSLRFGEKLSVPQQVNLIRPFSKNDVKEALFGIHSIRSPGPDGFGAGFFKGLWNEIEKDISMAVLKKFRDGVLPSDLNETVISLIPKTGSPKTAADYRPIACYNTLYKCISKMLCSRLSEVLPFLIHNDLVFFAKGNVKSMRLIQSAIDSFCATTGLSINNTKSHIYFGGMKDDCKSQLLEITQMEEGSFPLKYLGIHLRPTKWRAADCGEIIEKIQRNLHSWASRNLSFAGRAQLIHSVLLGIRNFWMNIFILPQKVVAVIDKSYRDYLWGLKGNRSKLHLTSWEQVCLPKKYGGVGFFEGRKWNIALMAKYIWAISSKKDCLWVKWIDSIYLKGQSFWSVPIISDTSWYFQKLLKLRNVIDFAAVISSGLRAGNASSTANETSEAPPVRKRGTRATNAGANRSALPPIDNTVEIVRLWQQVEELLQQQ, from the exons ATGCACCAGTTAACTGAAAAGATCAAGCTTCAAGAATTTATTCAAGCTAGGAAGAGGTATGTTAGTTTCCTCCAACAAACCAGTAAGATAACTTGGTTGCAATTTAATGATGAAAACTCCCATTACTTTCATGCAATCATGAAAAAGAGGAGGTTTAAGAATATAATTACTTCATTTGTGGTAAATGAGGAggtgattgatgattatgataaggtGGTAGAGCATTACTTTAATCATTTCAGGAATTTCATGGGGAAGAAGAGTTCGGCCATTAAAAAGATTGATACCAATAGCCTGAGGTTTGGTGAAAAACTATCTGTTCCGCAGCAGGTCAATTTGATCAGGCCTTTCTCTAAGAATGATGTAAAAGAAGCTCTGTTTGGCATTCACTCCATTAGAAGCCCAGGTCCGGATGGGTTTGGTGCAGGTTTTTTCAAAGGCCTTTGGAATGAGATAGAAAAAGACATAAGTATGGCAGTGTTAAAAAAATTTCGCGATGGTGTTCTTCCCAGCGATCTTAATGAGACCGTTATCTCCCTCATTCCGAAGACTGGTTCCCCTAAAACAGCAGCAGATTATAGACCTATTGCTTGCTACAATACGCTCTATAAATGCATTTCTAAAATGCTGTGTTCTCGTTTGTCTGAAGTTCTTCCATTCTTGATCCACA ACGATTTAGTTTTTTTTGCCAAGGGTAATGTGAAATCAATGAGACTCATACAGTCTGCTATTGATAGCTTTTGTGCCACAACAGGCCTCTCAATCAACAACACTAAGTCTCATATATACTTTGGAGGCATGAAAGACGATTGTAAATCTCAACTTTTGGAGATTACTCAAATGGAAGAAGGCTCTTTTCCGCTTAAGTATCTTGGAATTCACCTAAGACCAACTAAATGGAGAGCTGCAGACTGTGGGGAAATCATTGAAAAAATACAGCGCAACCTCCATTCCTGGGCTAGCAGGAATCTTTCTTTTGCAGGCCGAGCCCAACTCATTCATTCAGTCCTTCTTGGAATTAGGAATTTCTGGATGAATATCTTCATCCTTCCTCAGAAAGTTGTTGCTGTCATAGATAAAAGCTACAGAGATTATCTTTGGGGGTTGAAAGGGAACCGTAGCAAACTTCACCTCACTTCTTGGGAGCAAGTCTGTCTTCCCAAAAAGTATGGAGGAGTTGGCTTCTTTGAGGGCAGGAAGTGGAATATTGCGTTGATGGCCAAGTATATTTGGGCTATATCGAGCAAGAAGGATTGCTTATGGGTCAAATGGATAGACTCGATCTACCTTAAAGGccaaagtttctggtctgttccCATAATAAGTGACACTAGCTGGTACTTTCAGAAATTATTGAAGCTGAGGAATGTAATAGATTTTGCTGCTGTTATCTCTTCGGGATTAAGAG cCGGCAATGCCTCCAGCACTGCCAATGAGACtagtgaagcccctccagtccgaaaAAGGGGAACACGTGCTACCAATGCTGGTGCTAACAGAAGTGCACTGCCTCCGATTGACAATACCGTTGAAATTGTTCGACTAtggcaacaagtggaagaattgctgcagcaacaatGA